A stretch of the Pedobacter sp. MC2016-14 genome encodes the following:
- the tilS gene encoding tRNA lysidine(34) synthetase TilS, with translation MLPLQPFINYIHTHSLFTADDRILLAVSGGKDSVLMAHLFKLAEFDFGIAHCNFNLRADESQRDEAFVRLLAASLDVPVYVTHFDTRAFAAAEGISTQMAARDLRYAWFEEIRQQNNYHYIALAQHQNDAIETILLNLTRGTGIAGLHGIFPKRDFLIRPLLFMTSSGIEETVTEHHIDYVEDSSNLQDKYARNKIRLNVIPELKLINPNLEQTFQHNIQRFAEAEQVIQQLVKALRKQVMVVKPDGTYFRISELEQLEPKMLLTYELLQPYHFTAAVVAEILQNLHNQSGTSFYSATHRITLNREDLIVSPLDQNERHLNVMLHSTDSIVDFFHQELHISYLHSNTYDRDPELAYVDADLLIFPLIVRSRQEGDKFMPLGMQGFKKLSDFLIDQKVPVPKKDRIPILVNGNGELVWIAGMRQDNRYKVTATTKKVAIFELKFK, from the coding sequence ATGTTACCCCTGCAGCCCTTCATAAATTATATTCATACCCATTCCCTTTTTACTGCTGATGACAGGATTCTGCTGGCGGTAAGCGGAGGGAAGGACTCTGTTTTAATGGCCCATCTCTTTAAACTTGCAGAATTTGATTTTGGTATCGCGCATTGCAATTTTAATTTAAGGGCAGATGAATCTCAGCGTGATGAAGCCTTTGTAAGGCTTCTTGCTGCCAGCCTGGACGTTCCGGTTTATGTTACCCATTTTGATACCAGGGCATTTGCCGCTGCGGAGGGGATCTCTACACAAATGGCCGCAAGAGATTTGAGGTATGCCTGGTTTGAAGAAATCAGGCAGCAGAACAACTACCATTACATTGCTTTGGCACAGCATCAAAACGATGCGATAGAAACCATATTGCTCAATTTAACCCGGGGAACAGGTATTGCAGGCCTGCATGGGATCTTTCCAAAAAGAGATTTCCTGATCCGCCCCTTATTGTTTATGACCAGTAGCGGCATTGAGGAAACCGTTACAGAACATCACATAGATTACGTAGAAGACAGCTCCAATTTACAGGACAAGTATGCACGTAATAAAATCAGGCTAAACGTTATTCCGGAATTAAAGCTCATTAATCCCAATCTTGAACAAACCTTTCAACACAATATTCAACGTTTTGCAGAGGCAGAACAAGTCATTCAGCAGCTGGTAAAGGCACTAAGAAAGCAGGTGATGGTGGTTAAACCAGATGGGACCTATTTCCGGATTTCCGAATTGGAGCAGCTTGAACCTAAAATGTTGTTGACCTATGAATTGCTGCAGCCCTATCATTTTACAGCAGCAGTGGTGGCAGAGATTCTACAAAATTTGCATAACCAGAGTGGTACCTCCTTTTATAGCGCTACCCATAGAATTACCCTGAACAGAGAAGATTTGATAGTGAGTCCATTGGATCAAAACGAGCGGCATCTGAATGTGATGCTTCATTCTACAGACAGTATTGTTGATTTTTTTCATCAGGAACTACACATTTCCTATCTCCATTCCAATACGTACGACAGGGATCCGGAACTGGCCTATGTAGATGCAGACTTGCTGATCTTCCCTTTAATTGTGCGGAGCAGGCAGGAAGGGGATAAATTTATGCCCTTAGGAATGCAGGGCTTTAAAAAGCTCAGCGACTTTTTAATCGATCAAAAGGTACCGGTTCCTAAAAAGGATCGCATCCCCATACTTGTAAATGGAAATGGTGAATTGGTATGGATAGCCGGAATGCGTCAGGATAATAGATATAAAGTAACGGCAACCACAAAAAAAGTCGCTATCTTCGAACTGAAATTTAAATGA
- a CDS encoding SusD/RagB family nutrient-binding outer membrane lipoprotein produces the protein MRIYSIIYLVCIAAVISSCTKDFKEINTNNNSPSTTRPEYHFTEAITQTAYAYQENAFARRPAALGRYITLVRNNDYETFRWTAVDWNDIYQRAMVIKTMQQEASAAAQPVYVATGNILLAFNIAYLTDLYGDVPFSQALQSVETGNIKPAYDKQQDIYMNLLQMLKDANLQLRANGSGIDAGADALYAGKALQWRKLANSLRLRLLMRCSKVYGNAFAEMQEIVNNTELYPIFSSNTDNAEVIYQGVKKDDSWPGGTKNMIDADFAKTKASKELVDILLQRNDPRLAIWVAPVATTTGSTVDHNQYVGVPHALANPADYNGGETHQSVFSSFFKQDKAAGLKASLMLYSEVCFILAEAAQTGKLTVPSKTAASLYHDGIEASMDYYGVKAQALSSGYYDLPLVKYDGTQKQLIIQKWLSMLFRGAEGWFDFRRTGYPEFVPGPMSFQSKFPVRYGWPTSEPNVNNDSYQAAIAVFGADDINTKMWYLR, from the coding sequence ATGAGAATTTATTCAATTATATATTTAGTATGCATTGCAGCAGTCATCAGCTCCTGCACTAAAGATTTCAAAGAAATCAATACGAATAACAACAGCCCTTCTACCACAAGGCCCGAATATCATTTTACAGAGGCCATTACCCAAACTGCTTACGCTTATCAGGAAAATGCATTTGCCAGAAGGCCTGCTGCATTAGGTAGGTACATTACGCTGGTGAGAAATAACGATTATGAAACATTCCGCTGGACAGCTGTTGACTGGAATGACATTTATCAGCGTGCGATGGTCATTAAAACGATGCAGCAGGAAGCAAGCGCTGCGGCACAGCCTGTATATGTAGCTACGGGAAATATTTTACTGGCTTTTAACATCGCTTACCTCACAGATTTGTATGGTGATGTGCCCTTTTCGCAGGCACTCCAATCGGTAGAAACCGGGAACATTAAGCCAGCCTACGATAAACAGCAGGATATTTATATGAACCTGCTTCAAATGCTTAAAGATGCCAATTTGCAGTTGAGGGCTAATGGTAGCGGCATTGATGCTGGTGCAGATGCGCTTTATGCTGGTAAGGCTTTGCAATGGCGTAAACTCGCCAATTCTTTGCGCCTAAGGTTATTGATGAGGTGCTCTAAAGTGTATGGTAATGCATTTGCAGAGATGCAGGAAATCGTAAACAATACAGAGTTGTACCCCATATTTAGCAGTAATACCGATAATGCGGAGGTGATTTATCAGGGGGTTAAAAAAGACGACAGCTGGCCAGGTGGCACAAAAAATATGATCGATGCAGATTTTGCCAAAACAAAAGCAAGTAAAGAACTGGTAGATATTTTATTGCAGCGCAATGATCCCCGCCTGGCCATATGGGTGGCTCCGGTGGCCACAACCACTGGCTCAACGGTAGATCACAATCAATATGTAGGGGTGCCACATGCATTAGCAAATCCTGCAGATTACAATGGTGGTGAAACACACCAGTCGGTTTTCTCCTCGTTTTTTAAACAAGATAAAGCTGCCGGCTTAAAAGCAAGTTTGATGTTATATTCAGAAGTATGTTTCATTCTTGCGGAGGCTGCTCAGACGGGTAAACTAACTGTTCCTTCCAAAACTGCGGCCTCACTTTACCATGATGGAATTGAAGCTTCTATGGATTATTATGGGGTAAAAGCTCAGGCCTTAAGTTCAGGATATTATGACTTGCCATTGGTGAAGTATGATGGCACACAGAAACAACTGATCATTCAAAAATGGTTGTCGATGCTGTTCCGTGGAGCTGAAGGATGGTTTGATTTTCGTCGTACCGGTTATCCGGAATTTGTTCCTGGCCCGATGTCTTTCCAATCTAAATTTCCTGTGAGATACGGTTGGCCAACAAGTGAGCCCAACGTAAATAACGACAGTTACCAGGCCGCTATAGCAGTTTTTGGTGCGGATGATATCAATACCAAAATGTGGTATTTAAGATAA
- a CDS encoding metallophosphoesterase family protein has product MIKHATRRKFLLNTLKIGAVLPVINLPLFTLAAEGDENTSNLYKPTAVPDRIVLNVTEDPSSSMAVCWRTAVSDEQSGIEYAIADAHPDFIAKAISEKANTKVFKFETIAAHNHHVVLKDLKPDTLYAYRVGRSAYWTEWMQFKTARKMEAKAKLDFIYLGDAQVGIKPLWSRVIRKAYAAMPEASMVIHAGDLVNRANKDDEWGDWFAAGSFVHATVPTIMTPGNHEYTHEDANPHLSVYWKTQFRLPSNGPEDELLAGSCYFTDIQGVRIISLNTQMIEEAMTEQCILNQVNWLHKVLKDNDQQWTCIVMHHPVFSTNNGRNNKNVKKYLKPIFDQYKIDLVMQGHDHAYARGMRKVPLSNGGPDTHSGTMYIVSVSGSKMYETNAMEWADTISSHVQVYQTISIDDKVLSFKSYLATGELLDAFELVKEKGRPNRLIEKKTIHKQP; this is encoded by the coding sequence ATGATAAAACATGCAACACGCAGGAAATTCCTGTTAAATACGCTAAAAATTGGAGCGGTATTACCGGTCATCAATTTACCTTTGTTCACTTTGGCTGCTGAGGGGGATGAGAATACTTCAAACTTATATAAACCTACAGCAGTTCCTGACCGTATAGTCCTTAATGTTACTGAAGATCCTTCCAGTAGTATGGCAGTTTGCTGGAGAACGGCTGTTTCTGATGAACAAAGCGGAATTGAATATGCCATAGCAGATGCACATCCGGATTTTATCGCCAAGGCCATTTCTGAAAAAGCAAATACTAAGGTTTTTAAATTTGAAACAATTGCGGCACATAACCACCATGTTGTGCTTAAAGACCTAAAACCAGACACTTTGTATGCTTACCGGGTAGGTAGGTCAGCGTATTGGACGGAATGGATGCAATTTAAAACGGCCAGAAAAATGGAAGCAAAGGCCAAATTAGATTTTATTTACCTTGGTGATGCACAGGTGGGAATTAAGCCGCTATGGAGTCGTGTGATTAGAAAGGCTTATGCGGCAATGCCCGAGGCGAGTATGGTGATCCATGCCGGAGATCTTGTGAATAGGGCCAATAAAGACGATGAATGGGGTGACTGGTTTGCTGCGGGTTCTTTTGTTCATGCTACAGTACCGACTATAATGACACCTGGAAATCATGAATACACGCATGAGGATGCGAATCCCCATCTTTCCGTGTACTGGAAAACCCAGTTCAGACTGCCTTCAAATGGGCCGGAGGATGAGCTGTTGGCGGGAAGTTGCTACTTTACGGACATTCAGGGTGTGCGGATCATTTCGTTAAATACGCAGATGATTGAAGAGGCCATGACGGAACAATGTATCCTCAATCAGGTAAACTGGCTGCACAAGGTGCTTAAAGATAATGACCAGCAATGGACTTGCATCGTGATGCATCATCCTGTTTTTTCCACCAATAACGGTAGGAACAATAAAAATGTAAAAAAATACCTCAAACCAATTTTCGATCAGTATAAAATAGACCTGGTGATGCAGGGACATGACCATGCTTATGCAAGAGGGATGCGTAAAGTGCCCCTTTCAAATGGAGGACCGGATACACATTCAGGAACAATGTACATCGTTTCTGTAAGTGGTTCTAAAATGTACGAAACGAATGCAATGGAATGGGCAGATACCATTTCCAGTCACGTTCAGGTTTACCAGACCATTAGCATTGATGATAAGGTGCTGTCATTTAAGTCTTATTTAGCCACAGGAGAATTGCTGGATGCTTTTGAGCTGGTAAAGGAAAAAGGCAGGCCAAACAGATTAATCGAAAAGAAAACTATACATAAACAGCCATAA
- a CDS encoding SusC/RagA family TonB-linked outer membrane protein produces the protein MKKILRRQLLTLLFLLCAWQLTIAQTTAKLITLKGNTATLQQFINQIKAQQTLQFTFDEGVNALLAKNINIRKNKTSVKDALSWLSSDLSISYKLVDNYIILSLSKAGKTGQHNQTGQIRGKVTDELNEPLIGAVVKVMETGKTAVAGTEGAYALSVPEGTYALQLSYISYGQELIKNVHVVSGEAVTVNAVLKAKQNALDEVVVTALGIKKRERSLGYASAQLSAADVSDVPQPNVLNALSGRVAGVNVRGSAADPGSSVMVTIRGQSSLTKDNQPLYVIDGIPVAPALQNPTAGIDGKQSIDYGSPMGDVSADDIASITVLKGASAAALYGSRAGSGVILITTKSGAGKKGLGISFNSTAIFDKAYLFPHFQNEYGSGDSPVSDNTLSTSAWGQRLDVGTKLVQWNSPLDATGKAIATDWVSYPDRIKDFFNTGHTFTNNLAISKSGDAGDFRLSYANMQNKGIVPNTDMDKNSLNFAGNYNIKKNIRIGTNIAYANNRSDNRPSANSESVTNQLYKLAPNINIEDLRNYWVPGKEGIKQYNPLSSDDNPFLIAYEETNGFNRNRLTGHVQLAVDLLPNLTLTGRTGLDYYATDINQKRPFSAKRNPTGAYLTQNDYFKEQNSDFLLTYKSKIATAWNYSVSAGGNQMDQKSRSVRNYTGTLTLPGIYNLANAAAGSMIYNEAASHKRINSLYSLAEISYQQSVFLNLTARNDWSSTLPAENNSYFYPSASLSVIASDLLGIKWDKLSYLKLRGNISQVGSDTDPYQLYSVIPFDTDWGSVKRAGLSYDQKNSQLKPEIATSYETGADVSFFQDRLGLSFTWYKTNNKNQIIQVPTTIASGASTKLINAGNIQNSGIEISLNAVPFKGKFTWKTDLNFTRNRNKVISLTPGISNYLLGSTDGNNVQYLIKEGTQMGDFYTKSWQKVQSGPFAGQALLTSKGMLQQSTEFEKIGNYNPDFMLGINNSFSYGPVSLSFLVDWRKGGQFYSYAIKGLIDDGYIETTLPGRDAAHGGLSWTDANGIKRNDGMIMPGVIANADGTYKQNDVVLAASDYYDNKYWKYYQNDTFSATYVKLKEVSLSYTLSKNIMKHLPFMSNLTVSAIGYNLYTWTKADMGFDPETTMSISTIRYQGVGHFALPGIRSYGFKLSCNF, from the coding sequence ATGAAAAAAATTCTACGGCGTCAATTATTAACGCTTCTTTTTCTGTTGTGCGCCTGGCAGCTTACAATTGCCCAAACCACAGCAAAATTGATCACATTAAAGGGGAATACGGCTACTTTACAGCAGTTTATTAACCAGATTAAAGCTCAACAAACCCTGCAGTTTACTTTTGATGAGGGGGTAAATGCTTTACTGGCTAAAAATATCAACATTCGTAAAAACAAAACATCGGTCAAAGATGCACTTAGCTGGCTCTCGTCAGACCTTTCCATCAGCTATAAGTTGGTAGACAATTACATCATCTTAAGTTTGAGCAAGGCAGGTAAAACCGGACAGCACAACCAGACAGGTCAAATTCGCGGAAAAGTGACGGATGAGCTCAATGAGCCGCTTATTGGCGCGGTAGTAAAAGTTATGGAAACGGGTAAAACAGCGGTTGCCGGGACTGAGGGTGCCTATGCGCTTTCTGTGCCTGAAGGTACATATGCCTTACAGCTAAGCTATATCTCTTATGGCCAGGAACTGATTAAAAATGTTCATGTGGTTTCGGGAGAGGCGGTTACTGTAAACGCAGTTTTAAAGGCCAAACAAAATGCCCTGGATGAAGTTGTGGTGACCGCTTTGGGGATCAAAAAACGTGAGCGTTCTTTGGGATATGCAAGTGCGCAATTAAGTGCTGCCGATGTAAGTGACGTACCTCAACCCAACGTATTGAATGCGCTTTCAGGACGTGTGGCCGGCGTAAACGTACGCGGTTCAGCAGCTGATCCGGGTTCAAGCGTGATGGTGACCATTCGTGGGCAATCTTCATTGACGAAAGACAATCAGCCCTTATATGTTATTGACGGCATCCCGGTAGCGCCGGCGCTTCAAAATCCAACTGCTGGAATTGACGGTAAACAGAGTATTGACTATGGGAGCCCTATGGGCGATGTGAGTGCAGATGATATTGCCAGTATTACGGTACTGAAAGGTGCAAGTGCGGCTGCATTGTATGGCAGCAGGGCGGGTTCCGGGGTCATCCTTATTACCACTAAATCTGGTGCGGGAAAAAAAGGCCTTGGCATCAGTTTTAATTCCACCGCCATTTTTGACAAGGCTTATCTGTTCCCGCATTTTCAGAATGAATACGGATCGGGTGATTCGCCTGTATCAGACAATACTTTAAGCACGAGTGCCTGGGGTCAGCGTCTGGATGTGGGCACTAAACTTGTACAATGGAACAGTCCTTTGGATGCTACTGGAAAAGCCATTGCTACGGATTGGGTTTCGTATCCGGATAGAATTAAAGATTTCTTCAATACCGGCCATACCTTTACCAATAACTTAGCGATTTCTAAATCCGGCGATGCAGGTGATTTCAGGTTGTCTTATGCCAATATGCAGAATAAGGGTATTGTTCCGAATACAGATATGGATAAGAACAGCCTCAATTTTGCTGGTAATTACAACATCAAAAAGAATATCCGGATTGGAACCAATATCGCCTATGCCAACAATAGGAGCGATAACCGTCCCTCTGCCAATAGTGAGAGTGTAACCAATCAGTTGTACAAGCTGGCCCCAAACATCAACATTGAAGACCTGCGCAATTACTGGGTGCCGGGTAAAGAGGGAATTAAACAATATAATCCTTTGTCAAGTGATGACAATCCCTTTCTTATTGCTTATGAAGAAACCAATGGCTTTAACAGGAACAGGTTAACCGGACATGTGCAGCTTGCGGTAGACTTGTTGCCAAACCTTACTTTAACAGGGCGTACAGGTCTGGATTATTATGCTACGGATATCAATCAGAAAAGACCATTTAGTGCCAAGCGTAATCCTACAGGTGCTTATCTTACACAAAACGATTACTTTAAAGAGCAGAACAGCGACTTCTTGTTGACCTATAAATCAAAAATTGCCACAGCATGGAACTATTCGGTTTCTGCGGGAGGCAATCAAATGGACCAGAAATCCCGTTCGGTGAGAAATTATACGGGTACACTGACCTTACCGGGTATTTACAACCTGGCTAATGCCGCTGCAGGTTCCATGATTTACAATGAGGCTGCCTCACATAAACGCATTAACAGTCTTTACAGTTTGGCAGAAATCAGTTATCAACAATCCGTTTTCTTAAACCTTACCGCACGTAACGATTGGAGTAGTACTTTACCTGCTGAAAACAATTCTTATTTTTATCCTTCGGCATCATTGAGCGTAATAGCTTCCGATTTATTGGGCATAAAATGGGATAAATTATCTTATTTGAAGTTGCGCGGAAACATTTCGCAAGTGGGTTCGGATACAGATCCCTATCAGTTATACAGCGTAATTCCTTTTGATACCGATTGGGGTTCCGTTAAACGTGCAGGACTCAGTTACGATCAGAAAAACAGTCAGCTGAAACCAGAAATCGCAACTTCTTATGAAACGGGTGCTGATGTGAGCTTTTTCCAGGATAGGTTGGGACTGAGCTTTACCTGGTACAAGACCAATAATAAAAACCAGATTATTCAGGTGCCTACAACCATTGCTTCTGGTGCAAGTACCAAGCTGATTAATGCGGGTAACATCCAAAACTCGGGGATAGAAATCTCTTTAAACGCAGTTCCTTTTAAGGGTAAGTTTACCTGGAAAACTGATCTTAACTTTACCCGTAACAGAAATAAAGTGATCTCCCTGACACCTGGGATCAGCAATTACCTGCTTGGCAGTACCGATGGAAATAATGTGCAGTACCTGATTAAGGAAGGAACCCAGATGGGTGACTTTTACACCAAGAGCTGGCAGAAAGTACAAAGTGGGCCATTTGCAGGACAGGCGCTGTTAACCAGCAAAGGCATGTTGCAGCAGTCTACAGAGTTTGAGAAAATTGGCAATTACAATCCCGATTTTATGCTGGGCATCAACAACAGCTTTAGTTATGGCCCGGTTTCATTGAGCTTTTTAGTAGACTGGCGTAAAGGAGGCCAGTTTTATTCTTATGCCATTAAAGGCCTGATAGATGACGGCTATATTGAAACCACACTGCCAGGTAGAGATGCAGCACATGGTGGCTTAAGCTGGACAGATGCCAATGGTATAAAAAGAAATGATGGTATGATTATGCCAGGCGTAATTGCCAATGCAGACGGTACCTATAAGCAAAATGATGTGGTCTTGGCTGCAAGTGATTACTACGACAATAAGTACTGGAAATACTACCAGAATGACACTTTTAGTGCAACTTATGTTAAACTAAAAGAGGTGTCATTGAGCTACACCCTAAGTAAAAATATAATGAAACACCTGCCTTTTATGAGCAATCTAACCGTTTCGGCCATTGGTTACAATTTGTATACATGGACCAAGGCCGATATGGGCTTTGACCCGGAAACAACCATGAGTATCTCCACCATTCGCTATCAGGGCGTAGGACATTTCGCATTGCCGGGAATCCGTTCGTATGGCTTTAAACTGAGTTGCAACTTTTAA
- a CDS encoding RNA polymerase sigma-70 factor, translated as MSNKGTDQWDDQMLVVRLKDLDKQAFEQLYHRYAQKLFYYALKFVKSPEMAEDIVHDVFVKVWDNLNDLNPDFSIQAYLYRITHNSLLNLLKRGTVESRIVKEMLQHAEQTTPNTDQAFQYKEALQQTKQAIATLPPKRKQIYELSRYDGLSHRQIAITLNIADSTVNNQMVKAIKSIRDFLSLRGTIG; from the coding sequence ATGAGCAATAAAGGAACTGATCAATGGGATGATCAAATGTTGGTTGTTAGATTAAAGGATCTTGACAAGCAGGCATTTGAACAACTTTATCATAGGTATGCGCAGAAACTTTTTTATTATGCTTTGAAATTCGTAAAGTCTCCGGAAATGGCCGAAGACATTGTACACGATGTATTTGTTAAAGTTTGGGATAACCTGAACGACCTGAATCCCGATTTCTCTATTCAAGCCTACCTCTATAGAATCACACACAATTCTTTATTGAATCTTTTAAAACGGGGAACGGTAGAATCCAGAATTGTAAAAGAGATGTTGCAGCATGCAGAGCAAACTACGCCCAATACAGATCAGGCTTTCCAATACAAGGAGGCGCTTCAGCAAACAAAACAAGCGATAGCAACTCTTCCACCCAAAAGAAAGCAGATTTATGAGCTTTCCCGTTATGATGGATTAAGCCACAGGCAGATTGCAATAACGCTGAATATTGCAGATAGTACCGTTAACAATCAGATGGTGAAGGCCATAAAATCAATCAGGGACTTTCTTTCCCTTCGCGGAACTATAGGCTAA
- a CDS encoding FecR family protein — MDKDIKGLIKKYVNNLCSDEELNEIKLILGSGLYEQEWAEVMEEETANHLSDNEALNAPVFNAEKVLKRINSSTSPVPALKMHKWYLGLAATLLVALSAGLMFYKMALPVKEKPQYVFLSTTSGQHKMVTLSDGTKVLLNNSSAIKFSTKFLKSKREVYLNGEAFFEVVHDQHRPFIVHTGRMNVHVLGTSFNVKSYHSDANASVAVVTGKVGVNGVNKSGSHFLLPGEKIKYGANGAFLKSNTAIQEILGWQKGTLQFQQEEIRDIVQELQRWYNIRLSCSDPGLLEKRVTASFDRKKLQEVMEILSNTAGFKYRIIKNEVHIEKNGGR; from the coding sequence ATGGATAAAGATATAAAAGGGTTAATTAAGAAGTATGTCAATAACCTCTGTTCAGATGAGGAGCTGAATGAAATCAAGTTGATATTGGGTTCCGGCTTGTACGAGCAGGAATGGGCAGAAGTGATGGAGGAAGAAACAGCAAATCATTTATCTGATAACGAAGCATTAAATGCACCGGTTTTTAATGCAGAAAAGGTACTTAAGCGCATTAATTCCAGTACCAGCCCTGTTCCTGCACTAAAAATGCACAAATGGTATCTTGGGTTGGCTGCTACACTTTTGGTTGCCTTGTCTGCAGGACTGATGTTTTACAAAATGGCCTTGCCGGTTAAAGAAAAACCCCAGTATGTATTTTTATCAACTACATCCGGGCAGCATAAAATGGTAACGCTTAGCGATGGCACTAAAGTGCTGTTGAACAATAGCAGCGCGATAAAGTTCTCTACTAAATTTTTGAAAAGTAAAAGAGAGGTGTATTTAAATGGAGAGGCTTTTTTTGAGGTAGTTCATGATCAGCACAGACCTTTTATCGTCCATACTGGCCGAATGAACGTCCATGTTCTGGGTACATCCTTTAACGTAAAATCATACCACTCTGATGCGAATGCAAGTGTTGCGGTAGTGACAGGAAAGGTGGGTGTAAATGGTGTTAACAAGTCTGGCAGCCATTTCCTCTTACCGGGGGAGAAGATAAAATATGGCGCAAATGGCGCATTCCTGAAATCGAATACCGCTATACAGGAAATTCTTGGCTGGCAAAAAGGAACGCTTCAGTTTCAGCAGGAAGAGATCCGCGATATTGTTCAGGAACTTCAGCGCTGGTATAACATCAGGCTGAGCTGTTCAGATCCTGGACTTTTAGAGAAGCGTGTTACCGCCAGTTTTGATAGAAAAAAATTGCAGGAAGTCATGGAGATCTTATCCAATACAGCAGGCTTTAAATATCGCATAATCAAAAACGAAGTTCATATAGAAAAAAACGGAGGTAGATGA
- the bshA gene encoding N-acetyl-alpha-D-glucosaminyl L-malate synthase BshA, producing the protein MKIGIVCYPTFGGSGVVATELGKALADEGHQIHFITYSQPARLDFFSANLFYHEVSVRDYPLFDYAPYESALASKLVDVVRFENLDLLHVHYAIPHASAAFMAKQILASYGIHIPVVTTLHGTDITLVGKDPTYKPVVTFSINKSDGVTTVSQDLKEDTLKHFDITREIKVIPNFIDFTRFSLKPKDHFKKAIAPNNERILIHTSNFRKVKRTNDVIKMFKKIQEKIPSKLLMVGDGPERAYNEQLCRDMGVCDHVRFLGKQDAVEEILSVSDLFLMPSETESFGLAALEAMACKVPIITSNAGGLPELNIDGYCGYMSNVGDVEDMALKAISILESDEVLNRFKENAFKRAQDFDLKKILPDYIDFYTAIIESQKALTAEEKL; encoded by the coding sequence ATGAAAATAGGAATAGTTTGTTACCCAACCTTTGGTGGTAGTGGTGTTGTGGCCACAGAACTGGGAAAAGCGCTCGCTGATGAAGGTCATCAGATCCATTTTATTACCTACAGTCAGCCTGCACGTCTCGACTTCTTTTCTGCTAATTTATTTTATCACGAGGTGTCTGTGAGAGATTACCCCTTGTTTGATTATGCCCCTTATGAGTCGGCACTGGCCAGTAAATTAGTTGATGTAGTACGTTTTGAAAACTTAGACCTGCTGCATGTGCATTATGCTATTCCCCATGCTTCAGCAGCTTTTATGGCAAAGCAGATTTTGGCCAGCTATGGTATCCATATTCCTGTTGTAACCACTTTGCACGGTACAGATATTACATTGGTTGGTAAAGATCCTACCTATAAACCTGTCGTAACTTTTTCGATTAATAAATCTGATGGTGTAACTACCGTTTCTCAGGATTTGAAAGAAGATACGCTGAAACACTTTGACATTACCAGGGAGATTAAGGTGATTCCCAATTTTATAGATTTCACAAGATTTAGTTTAAAGCCTAAAGATCATTTTAAAAAGGCGATAGCGCCAAATAATGAACGGATCCTGATCCATACTTCCAACTTCAGGAAGGTTAAACGGACGAATGATGTGATCAAAATGTTTAAAAAGATCCAGGAAAAAATCCCTTCAAAACTATTGATGGTGGGTGATGGACCGGAACGCGCCTACAATGAGCAGCTGTGCCGTGATATGGGCGTATGCGATCACGTTCGGTTTTTAGGTAAACAGGATGCTGTGGAAGAAATTTTGTCTGTATCTGATTTGTTTTTGATGCCTTCAGAAACAGAAAGTTTCGGATTGGCGGCATTGGAAGCGATGGCCTGTAAAGTGCCTATTATCACCTCTAACGCCGGAGGCCTGCCGGAGCTCAACATAGATGGTTATTGTGGTTACATGAGTAATGTAGGTGATGTTGAGGATATGGCTTTAAAAGCGATCTCTATACTGGAAAGTGATGAAGTGCTCAACCGCTTTAAAGAAAATGCATTTAAACGTGCCCAGGATTTTGATTTGAAAAAAATCCTTCCGGATTACATTGATTTTTATACCGCGATCATTGAAAGCCAGAAAGCACTGACAGCGGAAGAAAAGCTATAA